From a single Mucilaginibacter terrenus genomic region:
- a CDS encoding DUF5686 and carboxypeptidase regulatory-like domain-containing protein — protein sequence MKHTLLLSLFLVFTCGLFAQDITISGKISSEDGKPIPFATVYVKNSTKGTSANSEGGYTINIKPGSYDLIYKALGYGQETRHVDAKTNQTINVTLRAEDFQLKEVAIHAGAEDPAYAIIRKAIKKRKGYLNEVNAYTADVYVKGLQKMLAAPKKFLGFDVQRAARENGLDSNRRGIVYLSESQSKLSFMQPDNYHEEMISSKVSGSNQAFSFNRASDLRVNFYDNMQVWEGLSNRPLISPIADNALFYYKYKWMGIAIENGETINKIQVTPRRGYDPCFSGYIYIIEDSWRLQALSLSITKKANINFVDTLSVDQTFFPVNSKVWMPSTIKFEFTGGLFGFRIGGYFISVYKNYDVNPVIDKKQFKEVLRITKEVNKKDSAYWDQERPIPLTSEEVTDYQKKAILAKKRESKEYLDSLDREHNKFDLGGFLLSGYYHNNRYKHESFRVSSPLFGTSYNTVQGLALDYSASYTKQIDSANNKYFSVYGKAGYGFSNKLAYGSVGVALPVGKFMLNVTGGSEVTDLNNLHPVSNLVNTAYTLLNRENLEKFYRKQFAQVSLSTRVFGGWRANAWAEWADRKWLPNTADYSLFHPKDHEFTSNNPLNPAQDLPLFEQNQSFKIGFRTSYDFSNKYETYPSGKRYLPSKYPTIGLNLVKGIKDVLGSDVDYTLLSADISKSNIPLGFYGKTSFYIGAGKFINANSLFYTDFKQFNGNQVLVYNTGINSFLLLNYYRYSTGDKYLEGHLEHNFSGFITNKIPLLRKLKLQEIFDVNYLYTPTLKHYTELGFGVQTNTGIRVMYGMSFNNGNKVNNALRIGLSF from the coding sequence ATGAAGCACACCCTACTCCTTAGTCTTTTTCTAGTGTTCACCTGCGGGTTATTCGCCCAGGATATTACCATAAGCGGTAAGATCAGCAGCGAAGACGGTAAGCCTATCCCCTTCGCCACCGTGTACGTTAAGAATAGTACTAAAGGCACCTCGGCAAATAGCGAGGGTGGGTATACCATCAACATAAAACCCGGTAGCTATGACCTAATTTATAAAGCGCTTGGTTATGGGCAGGAAACGCGCCATGTTGATGCAAAAACAAACCAAACAATTAATGTAACGCTGAGAGCTGAAGATTTTCAGCTTAAAGAAGTAGCCATACACGCCGGTGCCGAAGACCCGGCGTACGCCATTATCAGAAAAGCCATTAAGAAGCGCAAAGGGTATTTAAACGAAGTAAACGCCTATACAGCTGATGTGTATGTAAAAGGCTTACAAAAGATGCTGGCCGCACCTAAGAAATTCCTGGGCTTTGATGTACAGCGCGCAGCGAGAGAGAACGGATTGGATAGCAACCGCAGGGGCATCGTTTATTTGTCGGAGTCTCAATCTAAACTGAGCTTTATGCAGCCGGACAACTATCACGAGGAGATGATATCTTCAAAAGTATCGGGCAGCAACCAGGCATTCAGCTTCAACCGGGCCAGCGACTTGCGGGTGAATTTTTACGATAACATGCAGGTTTGGGAAGGTTTAAGCAACCGGCCGCTCATCTCCCCTATTGCTGATAACGCGCTGTTCTATTACAAGTACAAATGGATGGGGATAGCTATAGAGAACGGCGAGACCATCAACAAGATACAGGTAACCCCCCGCCGCGGCTACGACCCTTGCTTTAGTGGATACATTTACATTATTGAAGATAGCTGGAGGCTGCAGGCGTTGTCTCTGTCCATTACCAAGAAAGCCAATATCAACTTTGTAGATACGTTGTCGGTAGATCAAACCTTCTTCCCGGTGAATAGTAAAGTTTGGATGCCATCTACCATAAAGTTTGAATTTACGGGCGGGTTGTTCGGCTTTCGTATTGGTGGGTACTTTATATCCGTATACAAGAATTATGATGTAAACCCGGTAATAGATAAAAAGCAGTTTAAAGAAGTGCTACGTATCACCAAAGAGGTCAACAAAAAAGATTCTGCTTATTGGGACCAGGAACGCCCCATCCCGCTTACTAGTGAAGAAGTAACCGACTACCAAAAGAAAGCCATACTGGCAAAAAAGCGAGAGTCAAAGGAATACCTTGATTCTCTTGACAGGGAGCACAACAAGTTCGATCTTGGTGGTTTCCTCCTCAGCGGATATTACCACAACAACCGCTATAAGCATGAGTCGTTTAGAGTAAGCAGTCCGCTATTTGGCACATCTTATAATACTGTACAAGGCCTTGCACTTGATTATAGCGCATCATACACTAAACAGATTGATAGTGCCAACAACAAGTACTTTTCTGTTTATGGTAAAGCCGGATATGGCTTTTCAAATAAGCTGGCTTACGGCTCTGTAGGTGTCGCGCTGCCGGTAGGCAAGTTTATGCTAAATGTAACTGGAGGTTCCGAGGTGACGGACCTGAACAACCTTCATCCGGTAAGTAACCTTGTAAATACCGCTTATACGCTGCTGAACCGGGAGAATCTCGAGAAGTTTTACCGTAAGCAATTTGCGCAAGTGAGTTTGTCAACCCGCGTATTCGGCGGATGGAGAGCGAATGCTTGGGCCGAGTGGGCCGACCGCAAATGGCTGCCGAATACTGCTGACTATAGCTTGTTTCATCCTAAAGATCACGAATTCACCTCTAATAACCCTTTAAACCCCGCACAGGACTTACCGCTGTTCGAGCAGAACCAATCGTTCAAGATCGGCTTCCGCACCAGTTACGATTTCAGCAACAAGTATGAGACTTACCCATCGGGCAAACGCTACCTGCCGTCGAAATATCCCACCATTGGCTTGAACCTGGTGAAAGGAATAAAAGATGTGCTAGGTTCTGATGTTGATTACACCTTGTTATCCGCTGATATCTCTAAGTCAAATATCCCGTTAGGTTTTTATGGAAAAACATCGTTTTACATTGGTGCCGGCAAATTTATTAATGCGAACAGCCTGTTCTATACTGATTTTAAGCAGTTCAACGGCAACCAGGTTTTGGTTTATAATACCGGCATAAACAGTTTCCTGCTGCTAAATTATTACCGCTATAGCACCGGAGACAAATACCTCGAGGGTCACCTGGAGCATAATTTTTCCGGCTTTATTACCAACAAAATACCATTGTTGCGCAAGTTGAAATTACAGGAGATATTTGATGTAAATTACCTGTACACGCCTACTCTTAAGCACTACACCGAACTTGGTTTTGGCGTACAGACCAATACTGGTATAAGGGTAATGTATGGAATGTCTTTCAACAATGGCAATAAGGTAAATAACGCACTAAGAATAGGACTGAGCTTTTGA
- a CDS encoding bifunctional folylpolyglutamate synthase/dihydrofolate synthase, giving the protein MDYKATLDFLYTQLPMFTRVGASAFKKDLTNTLALCNRLDNPQHKFKSIHVGGTNGKGSTSHMLAAILQSAGYKTGLYTSPHLKDFRERIRVNGKMISEQTVIDFVADHKHDFEEIEPSFFEMTVALAFDVFAKEKVDIAVVEVGLGGRLDSTNVITPLLSVITNIGWDHMNMLGDTLQLIAGEKAGIIKPGVPVVVGEYQPDVAGVFMHKAEQEGSRIEFASEDWEIVSQSSDTKTLRVEVQKQVLPTFAFSEDPVLHLQLDLPGSYQAKNLKTVLSAVEELREQGYNITDEHIATALKQVKTLTGLHGRWEVLNTSPLTICDTGHNPEGIQEVLKNIASVKYSKLHFVIGMVNDKDIRKVLNMLPANATYYFCRPDIPRGLEAESLKQQANAIGLNGTVYASVKEAVAAAKVAADNNDLVFIGGSTFVVAEVV; this is encoded by the coding sequence ATGGACTACAAAGCTACCCTCGATTTTCTTTATACCCAGCTGCCGATGTTTACACGGGTTGGTGCATCCGCTTTTAAAAAGGATTTAACCAACACACTTGCGCTATGTAACAGGCTAGATAATCCGCAGCACAAGTTTAAAAGTATACATGTAGGTGGTACCAACGGCAAGGGTTCTACTTCGCACATGCTGGCGGCTATCTTGCAAAGCGCCGGGTACAAAACAGGACTTTATACCTCTCCTCACCTGAAAGACTTTCGCGAACGCATCCGTGTGAACGGGAAAATGATAAGCGAGCAAACCGTGATTGACTTTGTAGCGGATCATAAACACGACTTTGAGGAAATAGAACCATCGTTTTTTGAGATGACGGTTGCGCTGGCTTTTGATGTATTTGCAAAGGAAAAAGTGGACATCGCCGTTGTTGAAGTGGGGCTGGGCGGCAGGTTAGACTCTACTAATGTAATTACCCCATTACTTTCGGTAATCACCAACATTGGTTGGGACCATATGAACATGCTGGGCGATACCCTACAACTGATTGCCGGAGAAAAGGCCGGCATCATAAAACCGGGAGTACCAGTTGTAGTGGGCGAATACCAACCTGATGTGGCCGGTGTGTTTATGCACAAAGCCGAGCAGGAAGGCAGCCGGATAGAATTTGCCTCCGAAGACTGGGAGATAGTTAGCCAAAGCAGCGATACCAAAACTTTAAGGGTAGAAGTACAGAAGCAGGTACTGCCTACCTTTGCATTTTCTGAAGACCCGGTATTGCACTTACAATTGGACCTTCCCGGCAGCTACCAGGCAAAAAATTTGAAGACAGTATTATCTGCTGTTGAGGAATTGCGCGAACAAGGCTATAATATAACAGACGAGCATATTGCAACAGCCCTTAAACAAGTAAAAACTCTAACCGGGTTGCATGGCCGTTGGGAGGTATTAAACACCTCGCCGCTTACTATATGCGATACTGGACACAATCCCGAAGGGATACAGGAAGTTTTAAAGAATATCGCCTCGGTAAAGTACAGCAAACTGCATTTTGTTATAGGTATGGTAAACGATAAAGACATTAGAAAAGTGCTGAATATGTTACCCGCAAATGCCACCTATTATTTTTGCAGGCCCGATATTCCCCGCGGACTGGAAGCGGAAAGCCTAAAGCAGCAGGCAAACGCAATAGGCTTAAACGGAACCGTTTATGCTTCGGTGAAAGAAGCCGTAGCAGCAGCAAAGGTAGCTGCAGATAACAACGACCTCGTTTTTATCGGTGGCAGCACCTTTGTAGTAGCTGAGGTTGTGTAA
- a CDS encoding ABC transporter substrate-binding protein has translation MTSVRNHRPPLSGNKWFFLFAILLSAACSPKVRTVPVVKKPVEKPADKPKAADKPVLKPIEAKTTVVSLILPLMLDNVRNGYSSADLKKANMSVEYYQGFKLALDSLANQGANFKLQVYDGKDGAAIHSLVANPQLKGSDLIFGPVFPEDLRPFLATFNYSRKPIVSPLSPASPALFNNQNLVTITPPLEYHAKGAATYITAKLKPKKVFILNSGFSDEKLYTSPFKRTIDSLSKHKIQVVPFTVVRGNLTPLVAKLSSQEQNIFLVPSTKQAFLMVTLRSLDTLSRKYPVTLFGHPNWEKFAFLKAGLLQRLNTHITSSDKVDYKSAETNTFIRNYRRAYHTEPTDFAIKGFDEGFYFGQLLAREDDSFRRPEQNLYKGLHNSFVLEKRPGLGWINTHVDILRYQNFDLKLVQ, from the coding sequence ATGACATCAGTTCGAAACCACCGGCCACCATTGAGTGGGAATAAGTGGTTTTTTCTTTTCGCGATACTTTTAAGTGCGGCTTGCTCGCCCAAAGTGCGGACTGTACCTGTTGTTAAGAAACCCGTAGAAAAGCCTGCAGACAAACCAAAGGCAGCAGATAAACCAGTGCTAAAGCCTATAGAGGCCAAAACCACTGTTGTGTCGCTCATATTGCCTTTAATGCTGGACAACGTACGCAACGGTTATTCTTCGGCAGACCTCAAGAAGGCAAACATGTCGGTAGAATATTATCAGGGTTTTAAGCTTGCTTTAGATTCATTGGCCAACCAGGGTGCAAATTTCAAACTACAGGTTTACGACGGTAAAGATGGGGCTGCTATACACAGCCTTGTTGCTAACCCGCAATTAAAGGGGAGCGATCTTATTTTTGGCCCGGTATTTCCTGAGGACCTGCGTCCATTCTTAGCAACGTTCAACTACTCACGTAAGCCAATTGTATCACCACTTTCGCCCGCGTCGCCTGCGCTGTTCAACAATCAAAACCTCGTCACTATTACGCCCCCGCTGGAGTATCATGCAAAAGGAGCTGCAACCTATATTACAGCCAAACTGAAGCCAAAAAAGGTGTTTATACTTAATTCAGGGTTTAGTGACGAAAAGCTGTACACATCGCCCTTTAAGCGTACAATAGATAGCCTAAGCAAGCACAAGATACAAGTGGTGCCATTTACCGTAGTCAGAGGGAACCTTACCCCATTGGTAGCTAAATTATCATCGCAAGAACAAAATATCTTTTTAGTTCCTTCTACAAAACAGGCTTTCCTGATGGTAACGTTACGCTCTTTGGATACCTTATCGAGGAAGTATCCCGTTACGCTGTTTGGCCATCCCAATTGGGAGAAGTTTGCCTTTCTAAAGGCCGGCTTGTTGCAGCGCCTCAATACACACATCACCAGTTCTGATAAAGTAGATTATAAATCGGCCGAAACCAATACGTTTATTCGTAATTATCGGCGAGCTTACCACACCGAGCCTACTGATTTTGCAATTAAAGGGTTTGACGAGGGTTTTTACTTCGGGCAATTGCTTGCCCGCGAAGATGATAGCTTTCGCCGGCCGGAACAAAACCTGTATAAAGGGCTCCATAATAGCTTTGTTCTTGAGAAAAGACCGGGACTTGGCTGGATAAACACCCACGTAGATATACTGCGTTACCAAAATTTTGATCTAAAGCTTGTACAATGA
- the guaA gene encoding glutamine-hydrolyzing GMP synthase — protein sequence MQEKILILDFGSQFTQLIARRVRELNIYCEIHPFNKFPEVDASVKGIILSGSPYSVRQEDAPFFEFARYHQQLPILGVCYGAQSIAHFNGGEVMASSTREYGRANLDYIKQENELFKGIPQGSQVWMSHADTIARIADDFEIIASTDNVKVAAFQITGTKTYGIQFHPEVTHSTDGKQLLQNFLVDICRCAQDWTPDSFIETTIAELKAKLGDDKVVLGLSGGVDSSVAAVLLHHAIGANLHCIFVDNGLLRKDEFKSVLDSYKHMGLNIKGIDAKQRFYDALAGLTDPEKKRKAIGRVFIEVFDDAAHEVQGVSWLGQGTIYPDVIESVSVKGPSATIKSHHNVGGLPDFMKLKVVEPLNTLFKDEVRKVGAALGIDPNILGRHPFPGPGLAIRILGDITPEKVDILQQADAIYINNLRSAGVYDKVWQAGAIYLPVQSVGVMGDERTYENVICLRAVESLDGMTADWCHLPYDLLAKISNEIINNVKGINRVVYDISSKPPATIEWE from the coding sequence ATGCAAGAAAAGATCCTCATTCTTGACTTCGGCTCACAATTCACACAACTTATCGCCCGCCGCGTCAGAGAATTAAATATTTACTGCGAGATACATCCATTTAACAAGTTTCCTGAGGTTGACGCAAGTGTAAAGGGTATTATCCTTTCGGGTAGTCCGTACTCAGTTCGCCAGGAGGATGCGCCGTTTTTTGAGTTTGCCCGCTACCACCAGCAGCTGCCTATTTTGGGTGTTTGTTACGGTGCGCAGAGCATTGCACACTTTAATGGCGGCGAAGTAATGGCGTCCAGCACGCGTGAATATGGCCGTGCCAACCTTGACTATATTAAGCAGGAAAATGAGCTTTTCAAGGGTATACCGCAGGGATCGCAGGTGTGGATGTCGCATGCCGACACCATAGCCCGCATAGCTGACGATTTTGAGATCATAGCCAGCACTGATAACGTGAAGGTTGCGGCATTCCAGATCACCGGAACAAAAACCTACGGCATACAATTCCATCCGGAGGTTACCCATAGTACCGATGGTAAGCAACTACTACAAAACTTTTTGGTAGATATCTGCAGGTGCGCCCAGGACTGGACACCAGACTCTTTTATTGAAACTACTATTGCCGAGCTGAAAGCAAAGCTGGGCGACGATAAAGTTGTATTAGGCCTATCAGGCGGTGTGGATTCATCAGTTGCTGCAGTATTGCTGCACCATGCTATTGGCGCCAACCTGCACTGTATATTCGTTGATAATGGCCTGTTACGTAAGGATGAGTTTAAGTCTGTACTCGACTCATACAAGCACATGGGCTTGAACATAAAAGGCATTGATGCTAAACAGCGCTTTTACGATGCTCTTGCCGGGCTTACCGATCCGGAGAAGAAACGTAAGGCCATTGGCCGTGTATTTATTGAGGTTTTTGACGATGCAGCACACGAGGTACAGGGCGTAAGCTGGCTGGGCCAGGGCACCATCTATCCTGACGTTATCGAGTCGGTTTCTGTTAAAGGACCATCGGCTACTATAAAGTCTCACCACAATGTTGGTGGTTTGCCAGACTTTATGAAACTGAAGGTTGTTGAACCGCTGAACACGTTATTTAAAGATGAAGTTCGTAAGGTAGGTGCCGCGCTAGGCATCGATCCAAATATATTAGGGCGTCACCCCTTCCCTGGTCCTGGCTTAGCTATCAGGATATTAGGAGACATTACACCTGAGAAAGTTGATATTTTACAGCAGGCCGATGCGATTTACATCAACAATTTGCGCTCTGCCGGTGTTTACGATAAAGTTTGGCAGGCCGGCGCTATTTATTTGCCGGTACAATCGGTAGGTGTTATGGGCGATGAACGTACTTACGAGAACGTTATTTGCCTTCGCGCCGTGGAATCACTAGACGGTATGACGGCAGATTGGTGCCACCTGCCATATGATCTGCTTGCCAAGATCTCTAACGAGATCATCAACAACGTAAAAGGAATTAACAGGGTAGTATATGACATCAGTTCGAAACCACCGGCCACCATTGAGTGGGAATAA
- a CDS encoding HU domain-containing protein: MDVSNFISELLGLHGDVSVPGLGYFAHTRVNGYYDDKESKFYPPGYSVQFDPQSLDDDNTLALYIAEKKNISLASAKYFIEKFVASIKQQAVQGEVALGSLGWLSSNRYQLSFRPNVGTGNSAEFFGYPVISLPKLGDADTTAADTGTQPPPIEEATPDPEYQPQPYYPPALENEQYQSAESEESYLVELTNKRRRKTTWVFVVLALLLAVLIAFLVNRYDPSSFNFSSLPNKKSEAKQPAVVMQNLDSTAAKPKAPDTTAAKLPDTTAKKTDTVAKPTTTPATATPAPVENSLTTVKDISTIARYEVIAGSFRDLKEAAGAILQFKKAGLDAKIVPEAPGKRIKVSVGTFVTRGQAEDNKRQLISSKKVPADTYVMPINPKETTIKR; this comes from the coding sequence ATGGATGTAAGCAACTTCATAAGCGAGCTACTCGGTTTGCATGGCGACGTAAGCGTGCCCGGGCTTGGTTATTTTGCGCACACCCGTGTAAACGGCTATTACGACGATAAAGAAAGTAAGTTTTACCCTCCGGGCTACAGCGTACAATTTGATCCGCAGTCGTTAGATGATGACAATACGCTTGCGCTGTACATAGCCGAAAAGAAGAACATCTCCCTGGCATCGGCAAAATACTTTATAGAAAAGTTTGTTGCTTCTATAAAACAGCAAGCCGTACAAGGCGAAGTTGCCCTTGGCAGTTTGGGCTGGTTATCATCAAACAGGTACCAACTATCTTTCCGGCCAAACGTAGGTACCGGTAACAGTGCCGAGTTTTTTGGTTATCCGGTTATATCGCTTCCAAAATTAGGAGATGCCGATACCACAGCTGCAGATACCGGAACTCAACCGCCTCCTATTGAAGAAGCAACACCAGATCCGGAATACCAGCCGCAGCCATATTATCCGCCTGCACTGGAGAATGAGCAGTACCAATCTGCAGAAAGTGAAGAGAGCTACCTGGTAGAACTTACAAATAAACGCCGCCGCAAAACCACATGGGTATTTGTAGTGCTTGCATTATTGTTAGCGGTTTTAATTGCATTCCTTGTAAACCGGTACGACCCCTCATCGTTCAATTTCTCCTCATTACCTAATAAAAAGTCTGAAGCCAAACAACCTGCAGTGGTAATGCAAAATTTAGATAGCACTGCCGCTAAGCCTAAGGCGCCAGACACCACCGCAGCTAAACTACCGGATACTACAGCTAAAAAAACTGACACAGTAGCAAAACCAACCACAACACCGGCGACAGCAACCCCTGCACCAGTAGAAAATAGCCTCACTACCGTTAAAGATATTTCTACTATTGCCCGTTATGAAGTAATCGCCGGGTCGTTTAGAGATCTAAAGGAAGCTGCAGGCGCCATATTGCAATTTAAGAAGGCCGGCCTTGATGCCAAGATAGTACCCGAAGCACCGGGTAAACGCATTAAGGTATCAGTAGGTACATTTGTTACCCGTGGGCAGGCCGAGGACAATAAAAGGCAACTCATCTCGTCTAAAAAGGTACCGGCCGATACTTATGTAATGCCAATAAACCCAAAAGAGACTACAATAAAGCGCTAA
- a CDS encoding MotA/TolQ/ExbB proton channel family protein, whose product MTLFLAQVTDTATKLIDTAKQTTTQLATAPADDLHFGDLLIKGGWVMIPIGILAVLGLVIFFERYFTIRKASKDESQLMVQVRSSIMSGNLESAVAVCRNSNSPLGRMLQKGLLRIGRPIKDIEGAIENVGKLEVSKLEKNIGILGIVAGIAPMFGFLGTIAGVIKIFYDISKTDNISMGVISGGLYVKMVTSAAGLFVGIIAYVCYHVLNMMVDKVILKLETDAIEFIDLLEEPSK is encoded by the coding sequence ATGACTTTATTCTTAGCCCAGGTTACAGATACCGCAACTAAACTAATAGATACCGCAAAACAAACCACCACTCAGCTTGCTACTGCCCCGGCAGACGACCTGCATTTTGGCGACCTGCTTATTAAAGGTGGCTGGGTGATGATCCCGATTGGTATACTGGCTGTATTAGGACTGGTGATATTTTTCGAGCGTTATTTTACAATACGCAAAGCTTCTAAAGACGAAAGCCAGTTGATGGTGCAGGTACGCTCAAGCATTATGTCGGGCAATCTCGAGTCGGCTGTAGCAGTTTGCCGTAACAGCAACTCTCCTTTAGGCCGTATGCTGCAAAAAGGTTTATTGCGCATTGGCCGACCGATTAAAGACATAGAAGGCGCTATTGAAAACGTGGGCAAACTGGAGGTATCAAAATTGGAAAAGAACATTGGTATATTAGGCATCGTAGCCGGTATTGCACCCATGTTCGGGTTCCTTGGTACTATCGCCGGCGTTATTAAGATATTTTATGATATATCAAAAACAGATAACATCAGCATGGGCGTTATCTCTGGCGGTTTATACGTAAAGATGGTAACCTCAGCAGCGGGCCTTTTTGTAGGTATTATTGCTTACGTGTGTTACCACGTGCTGAACATGATGGTAGATAAAGTGATCCTGAAACTGGAAACCGACGCTATCGAATTTATTGACCTGTTAGAGGAGCCAAGCAAATGA
- a CDS encoding energy transducer TonB, with the protein MYREENNYPKAFAATGLVLALVFALCYFIVIHTPEKQEDGTGGILVNYGTVDEGMGNDYMSIEEPSVAENANQTKPDKVTDAPPTEQKQEVESSDKDVVTQNTEDAPEVAANSKAPSKTVATQATKPVTAPTVNQNALYKGKTNNGTGEGDGTGSTPGNQGKTTGTTLTNNYNGTGSGNGGNLNLTQRSFVSYPKVTDPKRQSGKVVVDIRVDKNGVVIYANAGARGTTITDPDLLQKCEAALLNSRFTASETAPEAQSGQMTFVFKVN; encoded by the coding sequence ATGTACAGGGAAGAAAATAATTATCCAAAAGCGTTTGCTGCAACAGGCTTAGTATTGGCGCTGGTGTTTGCCCTGTGCTATTTTATTGTTATACATACACCAGAGAAACAAGAGGACGGCACCGGCGGCATATTGGTAAACTACGGTACGGTTGACGAAGGTATGGGCAACGATTACATGAGCATTGAAGAACCATCTGTAGCGGAAAATGCCAATCAAACCAAGCCCGACAAAGTAACAGATGCCCCTCCTACCGAGCAAAAGCAGGAAGTAGAAAGCAGCGACAAGGATGTGGTGACCCAAAATACCGAGGATGCTCCTGAAGTAGCAGCCAACTCCAAGGCACCCAGCAAAACCGTAGCCACGCAGGCAACTAAGCCGGTAACTGCGCCTACTGTTAACCAGAACGCGCTTTATAAGGGTAAAACTAACAATGGCACCGGCGAAGGTGACGGTACAGGCTCCACTCCGGGCAACCAGGGTAAAACAACCGGGACCACACTCACCAACAACTATAACGGTACAGGCAGCGGCAATGGCGGTAACCTTAACCTTACCCAGCGCAGCTTTGTATCGTACCCAAAAGTGACCGACCCAAAACGCCAGAGTGGTAAAGTAGTAGTGGACATTCGTGTCGACAAAAATGGCGTGGTAATATATGCCAATGCAGGTGCTCGTGGCACAACCATTACCGACCCGGACCTGCTACAAAAATGTGAAGCAGCCTTGTTAAACTCCAGGTTCACGGCTTCGGAAACCGCCCCAGAGGCGCAATCTGGCCAAATGACATTCGTATTTAAGGTGAACTAA
- a CDS encoding ExbD/TolR family protein — MNLRKRQRGASAEVHTSAMNDIMFFLLLFFLIASTVTNPNVVKLMLPKSSSGQAVSKKTINVSIDQNLNYQVNKKPVPLDQLRGALEGYKSMANELTIVLFVEHTVAIENVVQVMDIAKDLNIKMVLATQPKGK, encoded by the coding sequence ATGAACCTGAGAAAAAGACAACGGGGCGCATCGGCAGAAGTACATACATCGGCCATGAACGATATTATGTTCTTTTTGCTGCTGTTCTTTCTTATCGCCTCTACGGTAACCAACCCTAACGTGGTAAAGCTGATGCTGCCAAAATCGTCCAGCGGACAGGCAGTATCTAAGAAAACCATTAACGTTTCTATAGACCAGAACCTGAATTACCAGGTGAACAAAAAGCCCGTTCCGTTAGATCAGCTACGGGGCGCTTTAGAAGGTTATAAGAGTATGGCAAACGAACTTACTATAGTGCTGTTTGTAGAACATACGGTAGCTATAGAAAACGTTGTACAGGTAATGGACATAGCTAAAGATTTAAATATAAAGATGGTGCTGGCCACCCAGCCTAAAGGGAAGTAA
- the mgrA gene encoding L-glyceraldehyde 3-phosphate reductase, whose translation MPYQPSADRYNKMRYRRCGKSGIKLPEISLGLWHNFGHVDVMENFRKILHLAFDSGITHFDLANNYGPPPGSAETNFGKILKEDFTGYRDEMIISTKAGYHMWEGPYGEWGSKKYLVSSLDQSLNRMGLDYVDIFYHHRPDPDTPLEETMSALDLIVRQGKALYAGISNYNAEEADKAIAILKKLGTPCLIHQPKYSMFVRDPEEGLLDVLGRDGVGCIPFSPLAQGLLTNKYLHGIPEDSRAAKSTGFLQTDQVTPEAIEKVKKLNVLAEQRGQTLAQMAIAWLLKDERVTSVLIGASKPAQLADSLKALDNTGFSSDELNKIEDILK comes from the coding sequence ATGCCCTACCAACCATCTGCCGATAGATATAACAAAATGCGTTACCGCCGCTGCGGCAAAAGCGGTATAAAATTACCCGAAATATCACTTGGTCTTTGGCACAACTTCGGCCATGTGGATGTAATGGAGAACTTCCGCAAGATTTTGCACCTTGCCTTTGACAGTGGCATCACCCACTTTGATCTGGCAAACAATTATGGACCGCCTCCAGGCTCTGCCGAAACTAATTTCGGTAAGATCCTAAAGGAGGACTTTACCGGCTATCGCGATGAAATGATCATTTCTACCAAAGCGGGGTACCACATGTGGGAAGGCCCTTATGGTGAGTGGGGTTCAAAAAAATATCTGGTCTCCAGCCTTGACCAAAGCCTTAACCGCATGGGGCTTGATTATGTTGACATATTTTACCACCACCGTCCTGACCCTGATACCCCGCTTGAAGAAACCATGAGCGCGCTCGACCTTATTGTGAGACAGGGAAAAGCTTTGTACGCGGGTATATCTAATTACAACGCCGAAGAAGCGGACAAGGCCATTGCTATATTGAAAAAGCTAGGTACTCCTTGCCTCATCCATCAGCCAAAGTACTCGATGTTTGTGCGCGACCCTGAAGAGGGCCTGCTGGATGTACTTGGAAGAGACGGCGTGGGCTGTATCCCTTTCTCACCTTTAGCGCAGGGCCTGCTTACCAACAAATATTTGCATGGCATTCCGGAGGATTCGCGTGCGGCTAAGTCTACCGGTTTCCTGCAAACAGACCAGGTAACGCCGGAAGCGATAGAAAAAGTGAAAAAATTGAATGTACTTGCAGAACAGCGCGGCCAAACACTTGCACAAATGGCTATAGCCTGGCTGTTAAAAGACGAGCGGGTAACATCGGTGCTCATCGGCGCCAGCAAACCAGCCCAACTTGCAGATTCACTAAAAGCGCTGGACAACACCGGCTTCTCGTCAGATGAGTTAAACAAGATTGAAGACATACTAAAGTAG